The Tautonia plasticadhaerens nucleotide sequence GCTCGGCGAAGTCATCGGGGGGACCGGGTTCGGACGGATCGGCGAGGGGCCGACCGCTCCCGGCCGCGAAGGGGGGGCGGCCGGGTTGAACATTCGAACTTCATTGTCCCGCCCGATCGCCCGGTGGGCAAGGCCCCGACCCCGGCAAGAGGGGAGGTCAGGGGGAGTCGCCCGGCGGGGGGGCGTCCGCCGGATCGAGGCGCCGGAAGGTCATCAGCGTGGTGCCGCTGCCGGGCCCGGCCTCGAAGGAGGTCGGCCGGGGACGGCCGGCGTCGGCGGTGCAGAGGACGAGCAGGTCGTCCTCGAAGGCGTAGATTCCCAGGACCTTTTCCCCCCGGTTCGGCCCCCCTTCGGGGATCAGGTCGATGGCCTTCGGGTCGGCGTCAGGGTCGAGCTCGAACCGGGTGGCGGCGAACGGTTCCCCCGATCGCTCCCAGACGACCCGATCCCCCTCCACCACCCGGGTGATCTCCTTCATCGCGTCGACCGGGCCTTCCTCGCCGTCCCGGATCGACCGGACGACGGCCCAGGTGCCCTGATGGCGTCGGAGATCGTCCGGGCGACCGGGGGCGCCGTCGTCCGGCCCCGGTGAGGCGAGCAGGATCGGGAGCAGGGCGGCGAGGCCGATCATGGGGATCGCTCCGGGGGCACACGGGCGGTTCTCGGTCCGAGGTGCCAGGATATCAGGCCCGCCGCCCGATCGGCAAAGCCCGATCGCGGTCGTCGAGGGGCAGGATCGACGCGACCTGGGCCGGCCGAAGCGATAGGATGGGGGGGAGGAATGTCGGCCCGATCGGGGTGCCTTGACTGGGGGTTCGAAGCGATGCCCGGACCGTTCCCCGGAGTTGATCCGTACCTGGAGGCGCAGGGCTACTGGCCCGAGTTCCACCTGAAATTCCTGAACTACTGGCAGGAGGCCCTCGCCAATCGTTTGCCCGACGAATACGAAGTACGGGTCGAGGAGCGGGTCAAACTCGTCGACGTCGAGACGGACAAGAACTACTTGATCCGGCCGGACATCGCCGTCACGCACGCGACACGAAGACCGGAAGGAGCCGCATCGGGAGTCGCGACGCTCGACCCGGAGACGATCCCGACGGTGATCCTGGACGAAGACCGGGAGGTCTTCCTGAAGATCCTCCACCGACCCGATCGGAAGCTCGTCGCGGTGCTGGAGCTGCTCTCCCCGGCGAA carries:
- a CDS encoding TIGR03067 domain-containing protein, giving the protein MIGLAALLPILLASPGPDDGAPGRPDDLRRHQGTWAVVRSIRDGEEGPVDAMKEITRVVEGDRVVWERSGEPFAATRFELDPDADPKAIDLIPEGGPNRGEKVLGIYAFEDDLLVLCTADAGRPRPTSFEAGPGSGTTLMTFRRLDPADAPPPGDSP